A region of Nakaseomyces glabratus chromosome M, complete sequence DNA encodes the following proteins:
- the PEP3 gene encoding tethering complex subunit PEP3 (CAGL0M04653g~Ortholog(s) have phosphatidylinositol binding, protein binding, bridging activity), with protein sequence MEVEIEHVELGFINELNKNICGLQVEGNLMCFALRTGSLFLIDLDTPSNVIRCQIPLVRDGGVNAEKVLKIWLNPSRSLILVKTNFAKYYLCDVDVIVKTNGESMTQNAIASVKQLSKKNCDVRSVAWVRNAKATGMHDKFNLLIGTARGQVYYIEINSKLSEQNATLLYESPDSIDGIYWNDANGDIIIASKNKLIYWDGLQSSSNNNKNDREISPKITLSKKRKSNEVEEYEHMHMEYTNKFAVYKNSFAWVTESGIVFSNVEQVKKSNKKVLGSSKVILNVELPNSKKPIRDIILSDYHILILRESSITIVNQLDNSVIYNQSIWSNDNEHILGFASDVHYKQATFWCFSASNIFEIILKKESNSVWRLLCDQQRYDDALNLQDLSLFEQSSIQYLKGMHLLEENVYSDAAKCFGKSDTVSIPEIALKLLDGDDGMLKIGEQKLNALQFFLSEKLLNYRHKDSLKYTIILDWIMWNYVRLFCLIDEKACSEREPDRLKYWDQRKEEISASVKKLIDDNINLLERGTFYQLLEKSGRRIELLYLAEKLNDHQYLMNYWIRNENWYESLKVLQKAKDPQLAYKHANILLVNCSQSTINTWMTMENLNPVFLIDAILTYFSIYQKSTKGSKVLQENYALTYLKWYVGNNDVNDKIIYNTIVYMMITTPIIQEGNDAMQTDHNNDNDVIEFMENYSSKSHLEFVLRLSLKFERIKVAIYLLKLSDQYEDAVDLALSNGLVDEAKEIANMESLAKDFTIKRKHWIKIAQVVLSQHLEKPDIKQNIRSIIRESEGTVKINDLLPFFNEFTTVANLKDELVRSLEEHNHEIITIRDKIKHSLELKKDIIHETEKFKERYRILEPGKSCDQCQKMLQTRKFLVFPCGHCFHTDCLIRAILSSNDYNLKGKIENFQKRLNKDRKSVNPKELEELMATKCCLCSDIAINKIDEATIDDKERSQWVI encoded by the coding sequence ATGGAAGTCGAGATCGAGCATGTTGAGCTCGGGTTCATCAATGAGCTGAACAAGAACATATGTGGGCTGCAAGTTGAGGGCAATCTGATGTGCTTTGCGCTGCGGACTGGTTCGCTGTTTCTCATTGACCTCGATACTCCTTCAAATGTGATACGATGTCAGATACCGCTGGTTCGGGATGGCGGCGTTAACGCTGAGAAAGTGCTTAAGATATGGCTCAATCCTTCCCGGAGTTTGATTCTGGTAAAGACCAATTTTGCCAAATACTACCTCTGTGATGTGGATGTAATTGTAAAGACAAATGGTGAAAGTATGACTCAGAATGCTATTGCTAGTGTGAAACAGCTAAGCAAGAAAAACTGTGACGTTAGATCTGTTGCATGGGTTCGCAATGCTAAGGCAACTGGTATGCACGATAAGTTTAATCTGCTTATAGGAACAGCTCGAGGACAAGTTTACTACATAGAGATCAACTCCAAATTATCAGAACAGAATGCTACATTGCTATATGAATCCCCTGACTCAATAGATGGTATATATTGGAATGATGCAAACGGTGATATAATTATAGCATCAAAGAATAAACTCATCTACTGGGATGGTCTTCAAAGTTccagcaacaacaacaaaaacGATCGAGAGATTAGTCCCAAAATAACACTATCGAAGAAGCGCAAATCGAACGAAGTAGAAGAGTATGAACACATGCATATGGAATACACAAATAAGTTTGCCGTATATAAAAATTCATTTGCTTGGGTAACGGAAAGTGGCATAGTGTTTTCTAATGTAGAGCAAGTCAAGAAATCGAATAAGAAAGTCCTGGGTTCATCAAAGGTTATCCTCAATGTAGAGCTTCCTAATTCAAAGAAACCTATCAGGGATATAATACTTTCTGACTATCATATCTTGATCTTAAGAGAATCATCCATTACAATAGTAAATCAATTGGATAACAGTGTTATTTATAACCAATCGATATGGAGTAATGATAATGAGCATATATTAGGATTTGCATCTGACGTACACTATAAACAGGCCACATTTTGGTGTTTCTCAGCCTCAAATATTTTCGAAATtatattgaagaaagaatcTAATTCCGTGTGGAGATTGTTATGTGATCAACAGAGATATGATGATGCCCTCAATCTTCAAGATTTATCATTGTTTGAACAAAGTTCAATTCAATATCTAAAGGGGATGCACTTGCTGGAAGAAAATGTTTACTCTGATGCTGCAAAGTGTTTTGGCAAATCTGATACGGTTTCCATTCCTGAAATAGCATTAAAATTATTAGATGGTGATGATGGCATGTTGAAAATCGGGGAGCAGAAGCTAAATGCATTGCAGTTTTTTCTAAGTGAAAAACTACTGAATTACCGTCATAAGGACTCCTTAAAATACACAATAATACTTGATTGGATTATGTGGAACTATGTTAGattattttgtttgatAGACGAGAAAGCTTGTTCAGAAAGGGAACCAGATAGACTAAAATATTGGGACCAaaggaaagaagaaatttcaGCCAGCGTAAAGAAACTCattgatgataatattaacCTTTTGGAAAGAGGGACTTTTTATCAACTGTTGGAAAAGTCAGGTAGGAGAATAGAACTGCTTTACTTGGCTGAGAAACTAAATGatcatcaatatttgatgaattaCTGGattagaaatgaaaattggTACGAATCTTTGAAAGTTCTTCAAAAGGCAAAAGATCCTCAATTGGCTTACAAGCACGCAAATATACTTTTAGTCAACTGTTCACAGTCTACTATAAATACATGGATGACTATGGAGAATCTAAACCCAGTCTTTCTTATAGATGCAATACTGActtatttttcaatttaccAGAAATCCACAAAAGGGTCAAAAGTCTTACAAGAAAATTACGCTTTGACATATTTGAAATGGTATGTTGGTAATAATGACGTGAATGACAAGATCATTTACAACACAATAGTATATATGATGATAACAACGCCCATAATCCAAGAGGGAAATGACGCTATGCAAACTGATCataataatgataatgacGTGATAGAATTCATGGAAAACTACAGTAGTAAGTCTCATCTGGAGTTTGTCCTCAGATTGAGCTTGAAGTTTGAGAGAATAAAAGTagcaatatatttattgaaattatcaGATCAGTATGAAGATGCAGTAGATTTAGCATTATCAAATGGATTAGTAGATGAAGCAAAGGAAATTGCCAATATGGAATCTCTTGCCAAGGACTTCAcaatcaaaagaaaacattGGATAAAAATTGCACAAGTTGTACTATCTCAACACTTAGAGAAGCCGGATATAAAGCAGAACATCAGGAGTATTATAAGAGAATCAGAAGGTACTGTCAAGATAAATGATTTGTTGCCGtttttcaatgaatttaCTACGGTGGCTAATCTGAAAGATGAGCTTGTCCGGAGTCTAGAAGAGCACAACCATGAAATTATTACAATTCGCGATAAGATTAAGCACTCGTTAGAGCTTAAGAAGGACATTATCCATGAGACAGAAAAGTTTAAGGAGAGGTATAGAATATTAGAACCTGGTAAATCTTGTGATCAATGTCAAAAAATGCTACAAACACGTAAGTTCTTGGTATTTCCATGTGGTCATTGTTTCCACACAGACTGTCTAATAAGAGCCATTCTAAGCTCAAACGACTACAATttgaaaggaaaaattgaaaatttcCAGAAGAGATTGAATAAAGACCGTAAATCTGTGAATCCAAAGGAATTAGAAGAACTAATGGCAACCAAATGCTGTTTATGTAGTGACATTGCCATCAACAAGATAGATGAGGCAACAATAGATGACAAGGAACGCTCTCAATGGGTTATATAG
- the SMD3 gene encoding mRNA splicing protein SMD3 (CAGL0M04631g~Putative spliceosome component; gene is upregulated in azole-resistant strain) codes for MSNIPVKLLSEAQGHVVTIELNNGDTYRGKLVESEDNMNVQLRDVMVTSSTQKLSRMDHVFVRGSHIRFFVVPDMLKNAPLFKKNQSRQPPPVRGPRRR; via the coding sequence ATGAGTAATATACCGGTTAAATTATTGAGTGAAGCACAGGGGCATGTGGTTACTATTGAACTGAATAACGGTGATACATATAGAGGTAAGCTTGTGGAGAGTGAGGATAATATGAATGTACAACTGCGAGATGTTATGGTAACGAGTAGCACTCAGAAGCTATCCAGGATGGACCATGTATTTGTAAGAGGGTCTCACATACGGTTCTTTGTTGTGCCAGATATGTTGAAGAACGCACCGCTATTCAAGAAAAACCAATCTAGACAACCACCACCAGTCAGAGGACCAAGGAGAAGATGA
- the ACF2 gene encoding endo-1,3(4)-beta-glucanase (CAGL0M04565g~Ortholog(s) have glucan endo-1,3-beta-D-glucosidase activity involved in ascospore release from ascus activity and role in actin cytoskeleton organization, fungal-type cell wall disassembly involved in conjugation with cellular fusion), with translation MSYNRPPMPLPKDANPNRSTSGLFYPNEPIMPPRNEEPDSMISSLVLDTATPTIDAMNSINITNDMVQEAEYVTVNDLPINTSAPPAMFTRTGHEIPIPDGVERNGRPVATNKFYGNFLLGSQTCATWTHPYSVWISKDNAFPGFAANHVRASQRVFGDGNPAPFFFSPIGIRSFVFGANELPSFESMSLRFTDLSHMSIHVWLKKSESEHIRFPIVQGMGFITANYSNLTPRLQSAVGFRNLNSMASPRTDMQKYQVLLENDVKWTIYVKLDSKCNNFQLFIANGNTIQANQRVSSATIQVVADTVEAIDQAAGCYPVNCDVVNAVNKDKGIYRLAYKTEGYSNKGTTLLYGLRHHMVSMTIPTALTSINSELDSTVMGVMRGFITNTLEMQVQIPANVDFIPATTIPGRRVLYSHEVLEKVRDAARKEVNGDVINESNVNSMYFSGKVLAKYAWILFCCQYIVNDRGLVDILLPKLKEAFARFSQNQQQLPLRYDTTWGGVISSGTSGDDFGNSYYNDHHFHYSYHIIAAAILTKVDRDIGNGSWFTENREWVETLIRDYANPSENDPYFPMYRSFDWFTGHSWAKGLFESGDGKDEESSSEDVNSCYALKLWGMVSGNVALVNRSNVQLGILNTSLNQYFLYDDANKTEPPQFIGNKVSGILFENKIDHTTYFGNYLQYIQMIHAIPITPMSSFIRHPSYVEQEWIQKLQGIVNDVNDGWKGIMMLNLALFNPRASFEFFSSPNFSGNFLDNGQSLTWSLAYSGAFI, from the coding sequence ATGTCATACAACCGCCCTCCCATGCCTTTACCGAAGGATGCGAACCCCAATCGGTCCACTTCTGGGTTGTTTTACCCTAATGAGCCCATAATGCCTCCTAGAAATGAAGAACCGGACTCTATGATATCATCATTAGTTCTCGATACCGCCACTCCTACAATAGATGCCATGAACAGCATCAATATTACCAATGATATGGTTCAAGAGGCTGAGTATGTCACCGTTAATGATCTTCCAATAAACACTAGTGCCCCACCTGCCATGTTCACAAGAACTGGGCACGAGATACCTATCCCCGATGGTGTGGAGAGGAATGGAAGACCTGTTGCTACCAACAAATTCTATGGAAACTTTTTGCTAGGTAGTCAAACATGCGCAACATGGACTCACCCTTACTCAGTCTGGATTTCCAAGGATAATGCGTTCCCAGGATTTGCCGCAAATCATGTACGTGCTTCACAAAGAGTATTTGGTGATGGCAATCCAGCACCATTCTTCTTTAGTCCAATTGGAATTAGATCATTTGTCTTTGGTGCGAATGAGTTACCATCTTTTGAAAGTATGTCTTTGCGTTTTACTGACTTATCGCACATGTCAATCCATGTATGGCTAAAGAAATCCGAGTCGGAGCATATCAGATTTCCTATCGTTCAAGGTATGGGCTTTATTACCGCTAACTATAGCAATCTGACACCCAGATTACAATCTGCTGTCGGCTTTAGAAATCTGAACAGTATGGCATCACCCAGGACAGATATGCAAAAGTATCAAGTCTTACTGGAAAACGATGTGAAATGGACCATTTACGTGAAACTAGATTCAAAATGCAACAACTTCCAGTTATTCATTGCGAATGGAAATACAATCCAAGCTAACCAACGTGTCAGTTCGGCCACAATCCAAGTTGTTGCAGATACTGTTGAGGCTATAGACCAGGCAGCTGGTTGTTATCCGGTGAATTGCGATGTTGTAAATGCAGTTAATAAGGACAAAGGTATCTATAGACTGGCTTATAAAACAGAAGGCTATTCAAACAAAGGTACGACCCTCTTGTATGGATTGAGACACCATATGGTATCAATGACTATCCCAACTGCGTTGACCAGTATTAATTCAGAGTTAGACTCTACTGTGATGGGTGTTATGAGGGGCTTCATCACAAATACGCTGGAAATGCAGGTTCAGATTCCAGCTAATGTTGATTTTATCCCAGCTACAACAATTCCAGGAAGGAGAGTTTTATACTCGCATGAAGTGTTGGAAAAAGTAAGAGATGCAGCTAGAAAAGAAGTGAATGGAGACGTAATCAATGAATCTAATGTTAACTCAATGTATTTTTCAGGTAAAGTATTGGCCAAATATGCATGGATACTATTTTGCTGTCAATATATCGTTAATGACAGAGGATTGGTGGATATTCTATTACCAAAGTTGAAGGAAGCATTTGCACGCTTTTCACAAAACCAGCAACAATTACCGCTAAGATATGACACTACATGGGGTGGTGTTATATCTTCAGGAACTAGTGGTGACGATTTTGGAAATTCTTACTATAACGATCATCATTTCCATTATTCCTACCATATTATTGCCGCTGCAATTTTGACGAAAGTTGACAGAGACATTGGTAATGGTAGCTGGTTTACTGAAAATCGAGAATGGGTTGAAACCCTAATAAGGGATTATGCTAATCCTTCAGAAAACGATCCCTATTTCCCCATGTATAGGTCATTTGACTGGTTCACTGGACACTCGTGGGCAAAAGGTCTCTTTGAGAGTGGTGATGGTAAAGATGAAGAGTCAAGTTCTGAAGATGTCAATTCTTGTTACGCTTTGAAACTATGGGGTATGGTTTCTGGAAATGTTGCATTGGTCAACAGATCGAATGTCCAACTTGGAATTCTAAACACATCACTTAATCAATATTTCCTTTATGATGATGCTAACAAAACTGAACCACCACAATTTATTGGTAATAAAGTAAGTGGTATATTATTTGAGAACAAGATTGATCATACAACTTATTTTGGGAATTATCTTCAATACATCCAAATGATTCATGCTATACCAATAACTCCCATGTCGTCATTTATCAGACACCCATCATATGTTGAGCAAGAGTGGattcaaaaacttcaagGCATAGTTAATGATGTTAATGACGGTTGGAAAGGAATAATGATGCTAAATTTGGCTTTGTTCAATCCTCGAGCatcatttgaatttttttcatctcCCAATTTCTCCGGTAATTTCCTTGATAATGGTCAGAGTTTGACATGGTCCCTTGCTTATTCAGGTGCGTTCATTTGA
- a CDS encoding uncharacterized protein (CAGL0M04620g~Protein of unknown function) codes for MSDDRSELLKQSLQLQEEINNIFHELSSLNRQVRIDIDDFCNIYENSIMNVNESAINRETHNGGKTDTRRSPK; via the coding sequence ATGAGTGATGATAGAAGTGAGCTATTGAAGCAGTCTTTACAACTCCAGGAAGAaatcaacaatatattccatGAGTTGAGCAGTCTTAATCGACAAGTGCGAATAGACATCGATGACTTCTGCAATATATATGAGAACAGCATAATGAATGTGAACGAGTCAGCAATCAACAGAGAAACCCATAACGGTGGTAAGACAGATACCAGACGCTCTCCTAAATAG
- the RMP1 gene encoding Rmp1p (CAGL0M04587g~Ortholog(s) have rRNA primary transcript binding activity), producing the protein MSLVVDKYIQLHQEYRILHLLNHRNKNQHRVATWWKWFNMLRRSVGDVVEILQPLGRRKNQKLKDKKDGRFLYRTLHKFFQMESKLYYSFNNIIKLGQFITLGVVLVGILGRVHSIYHEIFELYKEQFISMGCLRVPKKNAQIEEAHVTNNDNEELGELINDADVLIEPSALLKQDVILSKNIKNESKSSKDKKKKKKKKKGSAIDDLFG; encoded by the coding sequence ATGTCTTTGGTGGTAGACAAATATATACAGTTGCATCAGGAGTATCGAATACTTCATCTTTTGAATCATAGGAATAAGAATCAGCATAGGGTAGCAACATGGTGGAAATGGTTTAACATGCTTAGGAGGAGTGTAGGTGATGTGGTTGAGATTCTGCAACCACTCGGGAGGAGAAAAAACCAGAAGCTTAAGGACAAGAAGGATGGTAGGTTTCTGTACCGCACGCTACACAAGTTCTTTCAAATGGAGAGCAAGTTATATTATAgttttaataatattattaaactAGGCCAGTTTATAACACTCGGAGTTGTCCTTGTCGGAATATTGGGACGGGTTCATTCTATTTATCATGAGATTTTTGAACTATACAAAGAACAATTCATCAGCATGGGCTGTCTCAGGGTACCTAAGAAAAACGCtcaaattgaagaagcacATGTCACTAATAATGATAACGAAGAACTAGGCGAACTTATAAATGATGCCGATGTGCTCATAGAGCCGTCTGCTCTACTGAAACAAGATGTAATTCTGAGCAAAAACATTAAGAATGAGAGCAAATCTAGTAAGgacaaaaagaagaagaagaaaaagaagaaaggcTCAGCTATCGACGATTTGTTTGGTTAG
- the SPE4 gene encoding spermine synthase (CAGL0M04609g~Ortholog(s) have spermine synthase activity, role in pantothenate biosynthetic process, spermine biosynthetic process and cytoplasm localization), with protein MAEQKYIKDGWFYEMSDEHFPGQALALKVKQVLYQSKSEFQDILVFESTNHGVCLVLDGIIQCSERDEFAYQEMIAHIPLYCHANPKKVLVIGGGDGGVVREVVKHDKVESVTMVEIDKTVIELAKKYLPGMSCAMDHPKLKLNLCDGFKFLKEASMLSNDDKYDVIITDSSDPDGPAEAFFQKEYFELLQNALKPDGIVIAQASENVWLDINYLASLRKTANEVFTNTMISYTTVPTYTSGQLGLIVCTNSNDYDLTTPQRQPSVSEQNQLRYYNSQIHSASFVLPNWADMLIYDKK; from the coding sequence ATGGCAGAacagaaatatattaagGATGGGTGGTTCTATGAGATGAGCGATGAGCATTTCCCCGGACAAGCGTTGGCTTTGAAAGTTAAGCAAGTGTTATACCAGTCCAAGAGTGAGTTTCAAGATATCTTGGTGTTTGAGAGTACAAATCATGGAGTTTGTCTTGTGTTAGATGGGATTATCCAGTGCTCGGAGAGGGATGAATTTGCCTACCAGGAAATGATAGCCCATATCCCATTGTATTGCCATGCGAATCCTAAGAAAGTTTTGGTCATTGGTGGAGGTGATGGTGGTGTTGTCAGAGAGGTAGTCAAGCATGACAAGGTAGAGTCTGTTACAATGGTGGAGATTGACAAGACAGTTATTGAGTTGgccaaaaaatatttaccTGGAATGTCCTGTGCAATGGACCACCCAAAGCTGAAGTTGAATTTATGCGATGGGTTTAAGTTTCTTAAGGAAGCATCTATGTTATCTAATGATGACAAATATGATGTTATCATCACTGACAGCTCAGATCCAGATGGACCTGCTGAGGCATTTTTCCAGAAGGAgtattttgaattattgCAAAATGCATTAAAACCAGATGGCATTGTCATTGCACAGGCATCAGAGAATGTTTGGTTAGACATTAATTACTTGGCTAGCCTTAGAAAAACTGCCAACGAGGTGTTTACAAATACGATGATATCGTACACTACCGTTCCAACTTATACGTCAGGCCAGTTAGGTTTGATTGTATGTACTAATTCTAATGATTACGATTTGACAACTCCACAAAGACAACCTTCAGTATCAGAGCAAAATCAATTAAGATATTATAATAGCCAGATACATTCAGCATCATTCGTTCTACCAAACTGGGCTGACATGCTTATCTATGATAAGAAATGA